From one Pempheris klunzingeri isolate RE-2024b chromosome 5, fPemKlu1.hap1, whole genome shotgun sequence genomic stretch:
- the tubgcp6 gene encoding gamma-tubulin complex component 6, with product MYPCNNRVKSSCNSSSITGLLGALCDSSLSGVSWKRRALGGVSREGVRRALKKRAYGALLSKLFQDSTKGSASRPSATANTPPRNKVLMICFDLRVAGCREEAERLEEQLGRLPQGASSGLKEVDAVLELLVHLAGSAPPPPTSFSRDYMRRERPVLRRPRPWGYQSEELQRLEARAWGLICGEEWGTLESLCGTQGLMDAPPGTGLLALRTNLEVEERFERETRLTLFGALQHTRTSDIDIRLDLPPVPSNIDVTGLPIRIPSSLDQSEDEGFQSASNLTPDSQSEPSPIPDIDIWEALRTFEPGRRRCWESVGCPPGKRESLYLTEGGREAFDQLYRLWEGEMRVVSTSTPSPLLPFPVDSQTQLVTDLLNVLIGVASTTFPLNQSVQFDVRPGVCVSGASPESVSRLLGELAQYGTYYLRLSRFSLQSADKKGLVFQAFTGGLRKYLHYYRACVLSTPPALTLLMIGFLFRKVGRQLRYLSELCCVDGPLGASQATFPVGVKLLSYLYNEAQNNCSNENYPVLLSLLKSSCEPYTRFVSDWVYSGVFRDVYGEFMIQVNEEYLSFRDKHFWVQGYTLISKDVEDCVPIFLRHIANDVYVCGKTINLLKICCPQHYICWSELPVPRIAVTFSLQEVEEIERDCAVYRGRMERVAKHNAISREEQAQRAEEARQELINQVRESAAKTLESIRGRQVSQRLAEEAKKRERFEELKQHLEQEQEWRNAAKKKQEEDDFSFAREVRDRERRLQALEEQLEQRARKELIAQYSRLSEEAACRERRAMWRVQRMRLDDARAQFFMHDRQQIQGMLEKYPLGHERPPMEVMPSVPPAQQTAPQAPVESPTQDLSEKQPAKTQESDAVSPPPGPVAPNVNPLTVDPALISEDIDINDFLPKSPNPDSQQVDIALQDIGSDLPEVCATAQLVDYDFSAPFSPLEGITGQALAQHRPRWGPAVQPDLIQNHPSFSHIPIGANMSQVQESLPKANPFGKASNSSFPLGQYTPVEPQNTSETSIYGHPSHASVQPVHRSGSMADSKQTRVASVIEDKAEMETSKEEANEDEGKSVETTKEDLVDTAPSTAPDQGGKFNDHHKVVTNLSDHGEMESHDPSTQVAQDKTDEKITLPNTHISSAHLNAVAALPSHSTRGRSSEVHIKVGQFVSEVTAPLPSSNVHGHASDSHIKIGEHISEVDATLPSPSVHGHSSHSHIKIGENVSEFVAPLPTPNVHGHASDAHIKVGEHVSDVVAPLPSPSVHGHSSDAHIKVGENISDVVATLPAPSIHGHSSDANIKVGEFVSNIPEETIRWSKHGHASDCILQPGCVVSGTEPPLSALPGSSYGHSSDSKLGIGCVVSGDKPKRSPLPGSAHGHSSDSNLGIGCVVSKAEPLPSPLPGSTYGHSSDSTLGVGCVVLGTEPQASALPGSIYGHSSDSSLGAGCVVKGKDSGIQQNTEDGQGSKSDSPGEQLPESWRSWAAGFGLSPGERSEQEYLLALSAQYEVEHYEDCYNLMASSPECQLLKQVTRGPWGLPMDPTLRRATDTTAVQLSEMVSLPVLIKHSVTTPLITHVSLVNKAVVDYFFVELGVERHFEALRHFLLMEDGEFAQSLGDLLFEKLGSGQTPGELLTPLVLNSILSKSLQYSLHGDTPLAGNFTFALRFLPETFHPHAPDSLNCLELRYKVDWPLNIIITDSCMNKYNRLFSFLLQLKHMVWSLREVWFHLKRTALVKGAGRSVQFRQLQLYRHEMQHFVKVIQGYIANQILQVSWSEFTAKLATASDLDAIHRTHADYLNRAIFRGLLTEKAAPVMNIIHSIFSLILKFRAQLIAQPWDSQQGEAVHPSFIAMQQSYNTFKYYSHFLFKVVTKLVNRGYQPHLEDFLLRINFNNYYKDS from the exons ATGTACCCATGTAACAACCGCGTGAAGTCCagctgcaacagcagcagcatcaccggGCTGCTGGGTGCCCTGTGTGACTCCAGCCTGTCCGGGGTGTCATGGAAGCGTCGTGCCCTGGGAGGAGTCTCAAGAGAAGGTGTCCGCCGAGCTCTCAAGAAGCGGGCCTATGGTGCCCTGCTGTCTAAGCTATTTCAAGACAGCACCAAAGGGTCTGCCTCACGACCGAGTGCCACAGCCAATACACCTCCCAGGAACAAAGTCCTGATGATATGCTTTGACCTGCGGGTGGCAGggtgcagagaggaagcagagaggttGGAGGAGCAGTTAGGGAGGCTGCCTCAGGGAGCATCCTCTGGCCTGAAGGAAGTAGATGCAGTTCTTGAGCTCCTGGTGCACCTAGCTGGTTCGgcacctccacctcccacctCTTTCAGCAGGGACTACATGAGACGAGAGAGGCCTGTGCTGCGAAGGCCTCGACCGTGGGGCTACCAGAGCGAGGAGCTGCAGAGGCTAGAGGCTCGGGCATGGGGTCTAATTTGTGGGGAGGAATGGGGGACTTTGGAGAGCTTGTGTGGAACTCAGGGGCTGATGGATGCCCCTCCGGGCACAGGGCTGCTGGCTTTGAGGACTAACTTGGAAGTGGAAGAAAGGTTTGAGAGGGAGACCAGGCTGACACTGTTTGGAGCACTGCAGCACACTCGAACCTCAGACATAGACATAAGACTGGACCTACCTCCTGTTCCCAGTAATATTGATGTAACTGGGCTGCCTATACGG ATCCCTTCCAGTTTAGATCAGTCTGAGGATGAGGGCTTTCAGTCAGCTTCCAACCTGACTCCAGACTCTCAGTCAGAGCCCAGCCCCATTCCAGACATTGACATATGGGAGGCACTCCGCACGTTTGAGCCTGGAAGACGCCGCTGCTGGGAGTCTGTTGGCTG CCCACCGGGGAAAAGGGAGTCACTCTATTTaacagagggaggcagggaggcctTTGACCAACTCTACCGTCTatgggagggagagatgagggtGGTCAGCACTAGtacaccctctcctctcctcccatttCCTGTGGACTCTCAGACACAACTTGTGACTGACCTACTCAACGTCTTGATCGGCGTGGCATCCACGACTTTTCCTCTCAACCAG AGCGTTCAGTTTGACGTCAGACCTGGCGTCTGCGTGTCAGGAGCCTCTCCAGAAAGCGTGTCTCGTCTCTTGGGGGAACTGGCCCAGTACGGCACCTACTACTTGAGGCTTAGTCGCTTTTCTCTGCAGAGTGCTGACAAAAAGGGCCTAGTCTTTCAG GCTTTTACAGGTGGTCTGCGAAAGTATCTGCACTACTACAGGGCATGTGTTCTTAGCACTCCACCCGCCCTCACCCTCTTGATGATTGGCTTCCTCTTCCGCAAAGTGGGCCGCCAACTAAG GTACCTGTCAGAGCTGTGCTGCGTAGACGGGCCTTTGGGTGCAAGCCAGGCTACCTTCCCTGTG GGTGTTAAACTGCTCTCCTACCTGTACAATGAAGCACAGAATAACTGCAGCAACGAGAACTATCCAgtgctgctgtcgctgctgAAGAGCAGCTGCGAACCTTATACACG GTTCGTGTCTGACTGGGTGTATAGCGGCGTATTTCGAGATGTTTATGGAGAATTCATGATCCAGGTCAATGAGGAGTATCTTAGCTTCAGAG ACAAACACTTCTGGGTCCAAGGCTACACTCTGATCTCAAAGGATGTGGAGGATTGTGTGCCCATCTTCCTTAGACACATCGCCAATGACGTGTACGTCTGCGGAAAGACTATCAACCTCCTCAAAATCTGCTGTCCACAG CACTACATCTGCTGGTCTGAGCTGCCAGTGCCTCGCATTGCTGTCACGTTCTCTCtccaggaggtggaggagattGAGAGGGACTGTGCTGTGTACCGCGGACGCATGGAGAGGGTTGCTAAGCACAATGCCATCAGCCGGGAGGAGCAA GCCCAGCGAGCAGAGGAGGCACGCCAGGAGCTGATCAATCAGGTCAGAGAGTCAGCAGCCAAAACCCTGGAGAGCATTCGCG GGCGCCAGGTGTCACAACGTCTGGCTGAGGAGGCCAAGAAGAGGGAACGTTTTGAGGAGCTGAAACAGCACCTGGAGCAGGAGCAAGAG TGGCGAAATGCAGCCAAGAAGAAGCAGGAAGAGGATGACTTCAGCTTTGCCAGAGAGgtgagggacagagagaggagactaCAAGCCCTGGAGGAGCAACTTGAGCAGAGAGCCAG GAAGGAGCTGATTGCTCAGTACAGCCGTCTGTCAGAGGAAGCAGCTTGCAGAGAGAGACGGGCCATGTGGCGGGTGCAGCGAATGAGACTTGACGATGCCCGGGCACAGTTCTTCATGCATGACAGGCAGCAGATTCAG GGAATGCTAGAGAAATATCCTTTAGGCCATGAGAGACCTCCTATGGAAGTAATGCCATCTGTTCCCCCAGCACAACAGACTGCACCACAAGCACCAGTG GAATCTCCCACTCAGGATCTGTCTGAAAAGCAGCCAGCAAAGACTCAAGAATCAGATGCTGTATCACCACCACCAGGCCCAGTTGCACCCAACGTCAACCCCCTCACAGTAGACCCTGCCCTCATCTCTGAGGACATTGACATCAATGATTTTCTCCCTAAATCACCAAATCCTGACAGTCAGCAGGTGGACATAGCCCTGCAGGACATTGGCTCTGACCTACCTGAAGTGTGTGCCACAGCACAGCTAGTAGACTATGACTTCAGTGCCCCCTTTAGTCCACTTGAGGGAATCACTGGCCAAGCCTTAGCTCAACACAGGCCCCGCTGGGGACCTGCAGTCCAGCCTGACTTGATCCAAAACCACCCATCTTTCTCTCATATCCCCATAGGAGCGAACATGTCTCAAGTCCAGGAGAGTCTCCCCAAAGCCAACCCCTTTGGCAAAGCCTCCAATTCAAGCTTTCCTCTGGGCCAATACACTCCAGTAGAGCCCCAAAATACATCTGAGACAAGTATTTATGGACATCCCTCTCATGCCTCAGTGCAGCCAGTACACAGGAGTGGCTCAATGGCAGATAGCAAGCAGACAAGAGTTGCATCTGTGATAGAAGACAAAGCCGAAATGGAGACTTCTAAAGAAGAGGCAAATGAAGATGAGGGTAAATCTGTTGAGACTACAAAAGAAGATCTGGTTGATACAGCCCCTTCCACTGCACCAGACCAAGGTGGCAAGTTTAATGATCATCACAAAGTGGTGACAAATCTTTCTGACCATGGTGAGATGGAATCACATGACCCAAGCACTCAAGTTGCTCAAGATAAAACGGATGAGAAAATTACTTTGCCAAACACTCACATCTCCAGTGCACACCTAAACGCTGTTGCTGCGCTGCCATCACATAGCACCCGTGGACGTTCCTCTGAGGTCCACATAAAGGTTGGGCAGTTCGTATCAGAGGTAACTGCTCCTCTTCCATCCTCTAACGTCCACGGTCACGCCTCAGATTCACATATCAAGATTGGAGAACATATTTCGGAAGTTGATGCTACTCTACCCTCCCCCAGTGTTCACGGTCACTCTTCTCATTCTCACATTAAAATTGGGGAAAATGTTTCAGAATTTGTCGCTCCTCTTCCTACTCCAAATGTCCACGGTCATGCCTCAGATGCCCACATTAAAGTCGGTGAGCATGTTTCTGATGTAGTTGCTCCCCTGCCCTCCCCTAGTGTTCATGGTCACAGTTCAGATGCCCACATTAAAGTTGGAGAAAACATCTCAGATGTTGTTGCAACACTTCCTGCTCCCAGCATCCATGGTCACTCTTCTGATGCTAATATAAAAGTGGGCGAGTTTGTGTCAAACATACCTGAAGAGACAATTCGCTGGAGTAAACATGGGCATGCCTCAGACTGCATCCTTCAACCAGGCTGTGTGGTATCTGGAACTGAACCCCCCTTGTCCGCTCTACCTGGAAGTTCCTATGGACACTCCTCAGACTCGAAGTTGGGTATTGGATGTGTAGTTTCAGGAGACAAACCCAAACGTTCTCCTCTACCTGGCAGTGCCCATGGTCATTCTTCAGACTCAAATTTAGGTATAGGATGCGTTGTATCCAAAGCAGAACCACTTCCATCTCCACTACCAGGCAGCACCTACGGTCACTCATCTGATTCAACGCTGGGGGTGGGTTGTGTGGTGTTGGGGACAGAGCCACAGGCCTCTGCACTGCCAGGCAGCATCTATGGCCACTCATCAGATTCTTCACTTGGAGCTGGGTGTGTGGTGAAGGGCAAAGACAGTGGAATTCAACAGAACACTGAGGATGGTCAAG GTTCTAAGTCGGACAGCCCTGGTGAGCAGCTGCCTGAGAGCTGGCGGTCCTGGGCAGCTGGTTTTGGTTTGTCACCAGGAGAAAGGTCAGAGCAGGAATACCTCTTGGCTTTGTCTGCTCAGTACGAGGTGGAACACTATGAAGACTGCTACAACCTCATGG CCTCATCTCCCGAGTGTCAGCTGCTGAAGCAGGTAACTCGGGGCCCCTGGGGCCTCCCCATGGACCCCACACTTCGCAGAGCCACAGACACCACTGCTGTCCAACTCAGCGAGATGGTTTCCCTGCCAGTGCTGATAAAACACTCTGTCACCACCCCGCTCATCACACA TGTGTCTTTGGTGAACAAGGCAGTGGTGGACTATTTCTTTGTGGAATTGGGGGTGGAAAGACACTTTGAGGCACTGCGCCACTTTCTGCTGATGGAGGATGGCGAGTTCGCGCAGTCCCTCGGCGATCTGCTCTTTGAAAAG CTGGGCAGCGGCCAGACTCCCGGTGAGCTGCTGACCCCCTTGGTGTTGAACTCCATCCTCAGTAAGTCCCTGCAGTACAGCTTACACGGGGACACCCCCTTAGCTGGCAACTTCACGTTCGCCCTGCGCTTCCTCCCAGAGACCTTCCACCCACACGCTCCCGATTCTCTCAACTGTCTGGAGCTGCGCTACAAG GTGGACTGGCCGTTGAACATAATCATCACGGACAGCTGCATGAACAAGTACAACCGTCTGTTCTCGTTCCTGCTACAGCTCAAACATATGGTGTGGAGCCTCCGTGAGGTCTGGTTCCACCTCAAGAGAACAG CGCTGGTGAAAGGTGCGGGGCGCTCGGTGCAGTTTCGTCAGCTGCagctgtacagacatgagatgCAGCACTTTGTCAAGGTGATCCAAGGATACATCGCCAACCAGATCCTGCAAGTGTCCTGGAGCGAGTTCACAGCCAAGCTGGCCACTGCCAGCGACCTGGACGCCATCCACCGCACACATGCAGACTACCTCAACAGAGCCATCTTCAG